CGCCGACCACGCTGACCACGCGCTCGCGCATTGGAATCTGGTGTTCATGTGGAAACATGCGCTTCGCCACGAGTGCCGCCGTGCGCCGCACGCCGAGCGTGCGCACGAGACCGATCTGCAGCTTTGCCTCCAGCCATTTTTTCCAGTGATCGATGCGATAGCTCGGCAGACTGTTCACCAGCACGAGCGCATGCACGCGGCGCGATTGATCTGCCGCCATCTGCAATGCCACTGCACCGCCGAGCGAAAATCCGACGATGGTGATTTCGGCGATATGCAGTTTGTCGAGCAAGGTCCACAAATCATCGGCGAATTGCTGGATCGAATACGCGCCACGCGGTTTGTCGCTGCGTCCAGAGCCACGCAGATCGGGCAGGATCAAATGAAAATGCGCGGCGAAATCCGGTTGCTGAAATGCCCAGTCGTCACCGCTCGATCCGAGGCCGTGGATCAACAGCAGCGGCGCGCCGGCACCACAGGTTTCGTAATGCAGCTGGATGCCGTTGATGGCGATAAGAGGCATGTATTCG
The sequence above is drawn from the Pseudolysobacter antarcticus genome and encodes:
- a CDS encoding alpha/beta fold hydrolase; this translates as MPLIAINGIQLHYETCGAGAPLLLIHGLGSSGDDWAFQQPDFAAHFHLILPDLRGSGRSDKPRGAYSIQQFADDLWTLLDKLHIAEITIVGFSLGGAVALQMAADQSRRVHALVLVNSLPSYRIDHWKKWLEAKLQIGLVRTLGVRRTAALVAKRMFPHEHQIPMRERVVSVVGANSRRAYLATIKALIGWSAAQHLPRIACPALIVAAEHDYTPLAEKHDYAARLPNGRISVFAGSRHGTPFDAREEFNIRVLAFLRECHALEGAPVAVMQGVSAASNG